In the genome of bacterium, one region contains:
- a CDS encoding glycosyltransferase N-terminal domain-containing protein, protein MLTLYRWLTVPAWLLLMTVGRLLPRVRVNIAARRGWAARLARELAALPPAPAVIWIHCASMGEFEAIRPLARRLRTRGLRVVISFFSTSGPRHLPAEVEADLVCYLPFDTPWSARRFVDLIAPDLAVVTKHDLWPNLLLAARRRGARLAFVNANFHDRSRLALPWLRSFHRDLLAGFDWIAAVGPLMADRFQQLLTGCSVPVEATGDSRFDRVLERAQGNRSAELLPAGFRAATLLVAGSTWEPDEEAFLPAVARLRPLVPGGLHLLLVPHEPHAARLEQLERRLAALDLPACRLSTLEQDTWRGQPVIVVDRVGLLAGLYAGADLAWVGGGFTTGVHSVIEPAASGLPVLFGPRHHVSQEAQDLLACGGAAEVTAADADRLLEGLLLEDGKRRGMARAALGLVQARAGVTSRLEEGLLALLGPGGAGPDRERSDPPEAWASY, encoded by the coding sequence ATGTTGACCCTGTATCGCTGGCTGACGGTGCCGGCCTGGCTTCTTCTGATGACAGTGGGCCGGCTGCTGCCGCGCGTCCGGGTGAACATCGCGGCGCGGCGGGGCTGGGCCGCCCGCCTGGCGCGGGAGCTGGCCGCCCTGCCGCCGGCCCCCGCCGTCATCTGGATCCACTGCGCCAGCATGGGCGAGTTCGAGGCGATCCGTCCCCTGGCCCGACGCTTGCGCACACGAGGGCTGCGCGTGGTCATCAGCTTCTTTTCCACCTCCGGACCGCGCCATTTGCCGGCCGAGGTGGAGGCGGACCTCGTCTGCTATCTCCCCTTCGACACTCCCTGGTCCGCCCGCCGCTTCGTGGATCTGATCGCGCCGGACCTGGCCGTGGTGACCAAGCACGACCTGTGGCCCAATCTGCTGCTGGCGGCCCGTCGCCGGGGCGCCCGCCTGGCCTTCGTCAACGCCAATTTCCACGACCGCTCCCGACTGGCCCTGCCCTGGCTGCGGTCTTTCCACCGGGACTTGCTGGCCGGCTTCGATTGGATCGCGGCGGTTGGCCCGCTCATGGCCGACCGCTTCCAGCAGCTGCTGACGGGCTGCTCCGTGCCGGTGGAGGCCACGGGCGATTCCCGCTTCGACCGGGTCTTGGAGCGGGCCCAGGGCAACCGCTCCGCCGAGCTGCTGCCCGCCGGCTTCCGTGCGGCCACCCTGTTGGTGGCCGGATCCACCTGGGAGCCCGACGAGGAGGCCTTCCTGCCGGCCGTGGCCCGCCTGCGCCCCCTCGTCCCCGGCGGACTCCACCTGCTGCTGGTGCCCCATGAGCCCCACGCCGCCCGGCTCGAGCAATTGGAGCGTCGCCTGGCCGCCCTGGATCTGCCCGCTTGCCGCTTGAGCACACTGGAACAGGATACCTGGCGGGGGCAACCGGTCATTGTCGTCGATCGCGTGGGTCTGCTCGCCGGCTTGTACGCGGGGGCGGACCTGGCCTGGGTGGGGGGCGGCTTCACCACCGGCGTGCACAGCGTGATCGAACCCGCCGCCAGTGGCCTGCCGGTGCTCTTCGGACCCCGCCATCATGTCTCCCAGGAAGCCCAGGACCTGCTGGCCTGCGGGGGCGCCGCCGAAGTGACGGCGGCCGACGCCGACCGCCTGCTGGAGGGTCTTCTGCTGGAGGATGGAAAGCGGCGGGGGATGGCGCGGGCGGCCCTGGGATTGGTGCAGGCTCGCGCCGGCGTCACCAGCCGCCTGGAGGAGGGGCTCCTGGCCCTGCTCGGACCTGGCGGGGCGGGGCCGGACCGGGAGCGATCCGATCCGCCGGAGGCCTGGGCATCGTACTGA